The genome window TTAAAGGAAGTTGATGTAATTTCTGAAAAAATAAATTATATAAAAAAATCATTTGAAAATGATAAGGCTGATTTAGAAAAAGCAAATATTACACGTCCAATATCTTTTACAATTTTAAAAGATGGAGAAAATACTGGAATTAATTTTTCGGGAATTCCTGGAGGACATGAATTTAACAGTTTTATTCTAGCGATTTTAGGACTTGCAGGATTAGGTAAAAAGCTGGAAGGAGAGCAGCTTTCAAAAGTTGAATCAATCAATAAACCTGTAAATATCGAAACATTTATTTCATTATCTTGTACACATTGTCCAGATGTTGTTCAAGCTTTAAATTTAATTTCGACAAATAATAAAAACATTACAACAACTATGGTTGATAGCGCTGTATTCTTTGAAGAAGCAAAAGAAA of Leptotrichia hongkongensis contains these proteins:
- a CDS encoding thioredoxin family protein, with product MALLDSNIVEQLKGYFDNINGNIELVSFLDDSEKSNELDSFLKEVDVISEKINYIKKSFENDKADLEKANITRPISFTILKDGENTGINFSGIPGGHEFNSFILAILGLAGLGKKLEGEQLSKVESINKPVNIETFISLSCTHCPDVVQALNLISTNNKNITTTMVDSAVFFEEAKEKDIQAVPVVFINGEQKSVGAKTMEELINLVINA